The Dioscorea cayenensis subsp. rotundata cultivar TDr96_F1 chromosome 19, TDr96_F1_v2_PseudoChromosome.rev07_lg8_w22 25.fasta, whole genome shotgun sequence genome includes a window with the following:
- the LOC120250062 gene encoding putative pentatricopeptide repeat-containing protein At3g08820 codes for MAAILTQHAPTPQILLLTQASELTNLLLQGCHSIKHLKLIHARLIRIALSDDPYLLNSLLRSALASGHLAHARLIFSSIPHPNVVLFNTMIRGLVSADLMPDTIRLYSDMRLTGLLPNKFTFPFVLKACARLLDLDMGRRIHTHVLKSGLELDVFVNTSLVCLYAKCGRLADGRFLFDEMPVRNVVSWTAIITGYMDNGRLEEALELFRKSLAMDLRPDSFTLVRVLTACSQLGDLRTGQWIHQYIEEKGMHKNVFVDTSLIDMYTKCGSMDSAQRIFDSMAEKDVVSWSAMIGGYSSNGLPQEALKLFFQMQSAHVRPDCYTMVGVLSACARLGALELGQQASHLMDMNEFLSNPVLGTALIDMYAKCGSVTKAWAIFEGMMERDLIVWNAMISGLAMTGHGKVSFGLFSKMVKLGFRPDGNTFIGILCSCTHTGLVEDGRLYFYSMTQVYGLTPRIEHYGCLIDLLGRAGLLVEARQLIKDMPMEANAVVWGALLGGCKIHRDAQLAEEVLKQLIKLEPHNSGNYVLLSNIYSASGRWDDAARLRSHMVVKGIQKVPGCTWVELNGVVHEFRVGDKSHPLSEKIYSKLDELGKQLKALGYMPTTEVVLFDIEEEEKEYSLGYHSEKLAIAFGLISLGPEDTIRVVKNLRVCNDCHAAIKLISKLTGREIIVRDNNRFHCFKEGFCSCNDYW; via the coding sequence ATGGCCGCCATTTTAACCCAGCATGCACCCACTCCCCAGATCCTCCTCCTCACCCAAGCCTCAGAGCTCACTAACCTTCTCCTTCAAGGATGTCATTCCATCAAACACCTCAAGCTCATCCACGCCCGTCTCATCCGCATCGCCCTCTCCGACGACCCTTATCTCCTCAACTCCCTCCTCCGCTCCGCCCTCGCCTCTGGCCACCTGGCCCACGCCcgtctcatcttctcctccATCCCCCACCCCAATGTCGTCCTCTTCAACACTATGATCCGCGGCCTCGTCTCCGCGGACCTCATGCCTGACACTATCCGCTTATACTCCGACATGCGGCTCACTGGCCTCCTGCCCAACAAGTTCACTTTCCCTTTCGTTCTCAAAGCGTGCGCGAGGCTTCTTGATCTGGACATGGGTAGGAGGATTCATACTCATGTTTTGAAATCCGGGTTGGAATTGGATGTGTTCGTGAACACCAGTTTGGTTTGCTTGTACGCGAAATGTGGGCGATTGGCGGATGGACGGttcttgtttgatgaaatgcctgtgAGAAATGTTGTCTCTTGGACTGCGATTATTACTGGGTATATGGATAATGGGCGGTTGGAGGAAGCATTGGAGTTGTTTAGGAAGTCATTGGCAATGGATTTGCGGCCAGATAGTTTCACTTTGGTGAGGGTCTTGACCGCATGTTCACAGTTGGGGGATTTGAGGACAGGGCAGTGGATTCATCAGTATATTGAGGAGAAGGGCATGCACAAGAATGTGTTTGTTGATACTTCACTAATTGATATGTATACAAAGTGTGGAAGCATGGATAGTGCTCAGAGAATCTTCGATTCCATGGCTGAGAAGGATGTGGTTTCTTGGAGTGCCATGATCGGAGGCTATTCATCAAACGGGCTTCCGCAAGAGGCCTTAAAACTCTTCTTTCAGATGCAAAGTGCACATGTACGACCTGATTGTTATACCATGGTCGGTGTTCTTTCAGCTTGCGCGAGGTTAGGAGCTCTAGAATTGGGTCAGCAGGCCAGTCATCTGATGGATATGAACGAGTTTCTTTCAAATCCAGTTCTTGGAACTGCACTGATAGATATGTATGCTAAATGTGGAAGTGTGACTAAGGCATGGGCTATCTTTGAAGGAATGATGGAAAGGGACCTAATAGTTTGGAATGCTATGATTTCAGGACTTGCAATGACTGGCCATGGAAAAGTCTCATTTGGATTGTTTTCTAAGATGGTGAAGTTAGGATTCCGCCCCGATGGAAACACATTTATCGGTATTCTTTGTAGCTGTACTCACACTGGTCTTGTGGAAGATGGAAGactatatttttattccatGACTCAAGTTTATGGCTTGACTCCCAGAATCGAGCATTATGGCTGTTTGATCGATCTTCTTGGGCGTGCTGGCTTGTTAGTGGAAGCTCGTCAGTTGATCAAAGACATGCCTATGGAGGCTAATGCTGTTGTTTGGGGAGCTTTGCTGGGTGGTTGCAAGATACACCGTGACGCTCAATTGGCTGAAGAGGTTCTCAAACAACTTATTAAGTTAGAGCCTCATAATTCAGGGAACTATGTTCTGctatcaaatatatattctGCCAGTGGTAGATGGGATGATGCAGCAAGGCTGAGGAGTCACATGGTTGTGAAAGGGATCCAAAAGGTACCTGGGTGTACCTGGgttgaactgaatggtgtcgtCCATGAGTTCAGAGTGGGTGACAAGTCCCATCCATTGAGTGAGAAGATTTACTCTAAGCTTGATGAATTGGGGAAGCAATTGAAGGCATTAGGCTACATGCCAACAACGGAGGTTGTATTGTTTGAtatagaggaggaggagaaagagTATTCGCTTGGCTATCACAGTGAGAAATTGGCCATTGCATTTGGTCTAATAAGCTTGGGACCAGAGGACACTATCCGGGTGGTGAAGAACCTTCGGGTTTGTAACGACTGCCATGCGGCCATAAAACTCATTTCCAAGCTCACTGGCCGGGAGATCATTGTTAGGGATAATAACAGATTTCACTGCTTTAAAGAGGGTTTCTGTTCATGTAACGATTACTGGTGA